From Cotesia glomerata isolate CgM1 linkage group LG2, MPM_Cglom_v2.3, whole genome shotgun sequence, a single genomic window includes:
- the LOC123260197 gene encoding eyes absent homolog 4 isoform X2 — protein MLTEDNDPTKPAGVLDNTGNVSSSTESTLQHPRVNNETEVKNEVQDCPENENVPGSELYVDENIDDKEQEYPDSMEKSDYSTLYGANQYYNSLYNSPSYGSVTKNSPSLQSSYLSSYTTPSPMAQYGSYPGYNSSSSTFSPVGQNISSASQKLDYSAYSSTCLYGNERMPLQYSGYYPMPGYHSTSSSFNIGNLNFTDSNKASSLTLDSSGHDANDLTTRDTIEGASAKPCKRGRRQSGSGNSIGSADTTEGGTDRIFIWDLDETIVVFHSLLTGQFATKHGKDPALLAQLAYRMEEMIFNLADTHFFFNDVEDCDQVHIDDVSSDDNGQDLSSYNFAADGFQCASANNGICLASGVRGGVDWMRKLAFRYRKIKETYSNCRNNVGGLLGAKRESWLQLRSEIELLTDNWLTSAVKCLSLISKRSHCVNILVTTTQLVPALSKVLLFGLGGLFPIENIYSATKIGKESCFGRVVAKFGRRCTYVVIGDGSDEETAARAHNFPFWRINSHSDTQALYNALEMGFL, from the exons ATGTTAACCGAGGACAATGACCCAACTAAACCGGCAGGGGTTTTAGACAATACTGGAAATGTTTCATCCTCGACGGAAAGTACGCTCCAACACCCTCGTGTTAATAAtg aaactgaagtaaaaaatgaagtaCAAGACTGTCCAGAAAATGAAAATGTACCGGGCAGTGAATTGTACGTTGATGAAAATATAGACGATAAAGAACAGGAGTATCCTGATTCTATGGAAAAGTCTGACTATAGTACTCTTTATGGAGCTAATCAGTATTATAacag TTTATATAATTCTCCTTCATATGGATCAGTAACAAAAAATTCACCGAGCCTTCAAAGCTCGTATTTAAGTTCATACACAACACCAAGCCCAATGGCCCAGTATGGCTCGTATCCTGGATACAACAGCAGCAGTTCAACATTTTCACCAGTGGGGCAAAACATATCTTCAGCCTCCCAGAAATTAGACTACAGCGCGTATAGTAGCACCTGTCTCTATGGGAATGAGCGGATGCCGCTTCAATATTCCGGGTATTATCCGATGCCAGGATATCATTCGACATCATCGTCATTTAATATCGGAAACCTTAATTTCAcag ATTCAAACAAGGCGAGTAGTCTCACGCTGGACTCATCCGGCCACGACGCCAATGATTTGACGACCCGCGACACTATAGAAg gcGCATCAGCGAAGCCCTGCAAGCGCGGAAGACGTCAAAGCGGAAGCGGAAACAGTATTGGATCCGCTGATACTACTGAAGGCGGCACGGATCGGATATTCATCTGGGACCTTGATGAAACCATAGTTGTGTTCCATTCCCTGCTTACTGGACAGTTTGCGACCAAGCATGGCAAGGACCCGGCGTTGTTGGCTCAGCTGGCGTACAGGATGGAAGAAATGATATTCAATTTGGCAGACACACATTTCTTCTTCAATGACGTTgag gattGCGATCAAGTGCACATTGATGACGTTTCATCAGACGACAATGGTCAAGATTTATCCTCGTACAACTTTGCAGCGGATGGGTTCCAATGTGCATCTGCAAACAATGGAATTTGTCTGGCTTCCGGAGTCCGTGGTGGCGTTGATTGGATGCGAAAGCTGGCCTTTCGTTACAGGAAAATAAAGGAAACATACAGTAATTGCAGGAACAACGTAGGCGGTTTACTGGGAGCTAAACGGGAGTCCTGGCTGCAATTGAGATCAGAAATTGAGCTGCTCACTGACAACTGGCTCACATCTGCTGTCAAGTGTCTCAGTCTCATCAGCAAGCGCAGTCACTGTGTTAACATACTTGTAACCACCACACAACTCGTTCCTGCGCTGTCCAAAGTGCTACTATTTGGTTTAGGGGGGCTTTTTCCTATTGAGAATATTTATTCAGCGACTAAAATTGGTAAAGAGAGTTGCTTCGGACGAGTTGTAGCTAAATTTGGAAGGAGATGCACTTATGTAGTCATTGGCGATGGCTCTGATGAAGAAACTGCTGCTCGAGCGCACAATTTTCCCTTCTGGAGGATAAATAGTCACTCGGATACTCAAGCGCTCTACAATGCCCTTGAAATGGgctttctttaa
- the LOC123260197 gene encoding eyes absent homolog 4 isoform X1 → MLTEDNDPTKPAGVLDNTGNVSSSTESTLQHPRVNNETEVKNEVQDCPENENVPGSELYVDENIDDKEQEYPDSMEKSDYSTLYGANQYYNSLYNSPSYGSVTKNSPSLQSSYLSSYTTPSPMAQYGSYPGYNSSSSTFSPVGQNISSASQKLDYSAYSSTCLYGNERMPLQYSGYYPMPGYHSTSSSFNIGNLNFTDSNKASSLTLDSSGHDANDLTTRDTIEGKNKKKMDRTSASAKPCKRGRRQSGSGNSIGSADTTEGGTDRIFIWDLDETIVVFHSLLTGQFATKHGKDPALLAQLAYRMEEMIFNLADTHFFFNDVEDCDQVHIDDVSSDDNGQDLSSYNFAADGFQCASANNGICLASGVRGGVDWMRKLAFRYRKIKETYSNCRNNVGGLLGAKRESWLQLRSEIELLTDNWLTSAVKCLSLISKRSHCVNILVTTTQLVPALSKVLLFGLGGLFPIENIYSATKIGKESCFGRVVAKFGRRCTYVVIGDGSDEETAARAHNFPFWRINSHSDTQALYNALEMGFL, encoded by the exons ATGTTAACCGAGGACAATGACCCAACTAAACCGGCAGGGGTTTTAGACAATACTGGAAATGTTTCATCCTCGACGGAAAGTACGCTCCAACACCCTCGTGTTAATAAtg aaactgaagtaaaaaatgaagtaCAAGACTGTCCAGAAAATGAAAATGTACCGGGCAGTGAATTGTACGTTGATGAAAATATAGACGATAAAGAACAGGAGTATCCTGATTCTATGGAAAAGTCTGACTATAGTACTCTTTATGGAGCTAATCAGTATTATAacag TTTATATAATTCTCCTTCATATGGATCAGTAACAAAAAATTCACCGAGCCTTCAAAGCTCGTATTTAAGTTCATACACAACACCAAGCCCAATGGCCCAGTATGGCTCGTATCCTGGATACAACAGCAGCAGTTCAACATTTTCACCAGTGGGGCAAAACATATCTTCAGCCTCCCAGAAATTAGACTACAGCGCGTATAGTAGCACCTGTCTCTATGGGAATGAGCGGATGCCGCTTCAATATTCCGGGTATTATCCGATGCCAGGATATCATTCGACATCATCGTCATTTAATATCGGAAACCTTAATTTCAcag ATTCAAACAAGGCGAGTAGTCTCACGCTGGACTCATCCGGCCACGACGCCAATGATTTGACGACCCGCGACACTATAGAAggtaaaaataagaaaaagatGGATAGGACAA gcGCATCAGCGAAGCCCTGCAAGCGCGGAAGACGTCAAAGCGGAAGCGGAAACAGTATTGGATCCGCTGATACTACTGAAGGCGGCACGGATCGGATATTCATCTGGGACCTTGATGAAACCATAGTTGTGTTCCATTCCCTGCTTACTGGACAGTTTGCGACCAAGCATGGCAAGGACCCGGCGTTGTTGGCTCAGCTGGCGTACAGGATGGAAGAAATGATATTCAATTTGGCAGACACACATTTCTTCTTCAATGACGTTgag gattGCGATCAAGTGCACATTGATGACGTTTCATCAGACGACAATGGTCAAGATTTATCCTCGTACAACTTTGCAGCGGATGGGTTCCAATGTGCATCTGCAAACAATGGAATTTGTCTGGCTTCCGGAGTCCGTGGTGGCGTTGATTGGATGCGAAAGCTGGCCTTTCGTTACAGGAAAATAAAGGAAACATACAGTAATTGCAGGAACAACGTAGGCGGTTTACTGGGAGCTAAACGGGAGTCCTGGCTGCAATTGAGATCAGAAATTGAGCTGCTCACTGACAACTGGCTCACATCTGCTGTCAAGTGTCTCAGTCTCATCAGCAAGCGCAGTCACTGTGTTAACATACTTGTAACCACCACACAACTCGTTCCTGCGCTGTCCAAAGTGCTACTATTTGGTTTAGGGGGGCTTTTTCCTATTGAGAATATTTATTCAGCGACTAAAATTGGTAAAGAGAGTTGCTTCGGACGAGTTGTAGCTAAATTTGGAAGGAGATGCACTTATGTAGTCATTGGCGATGGCTCTGATGAAGAAACTGCTGCTCGAGCGCACAATTTTCCCTTCTGGAGGATAAATAGTCACTCGGATACTCAAGCGCTCTACAATGCCCTTGAAATGGgctttctttaa
- the LOC123260197 gene encoding eyes absent homolog 4 isoform X3: MLTEDNDPTKPAGVLDNTGNVSSSTEKTEVKNEVQDCPENENVPGSELYVDENIDDKEQEYPDSMEKSDYSTLYGANQYYNSLYNSPSYGSVTKNSPSLQSSYLSSYTTPSPMAQYGSYPGYNSSSSTFSPVGQNISSASQKLDYSAYSSTCLYGNERMPLQYSGYYPMPGYHSTSSSFNIGNLNFTDSNKASSLTLDSSGHDANDLTTRDTIEGKNKKKMDRTSASAKPCKRGRRQSGSGNSIGSADTTEGGTDRIFIWDLDETIVVFHSLLTGQFATKHGKDPALLAQLAYRMEEMIFNLADTHFFFNDVEDCDQVHIDDVSSDDNGQDLSSYNFAADGFQCASANNGICLASGVRGGVDWMRKLAFRYRKIKETYSNCRNNVGGLLGAKRESWLQLRSEIELLTDNWLTSAVKCLSLISKRSHCVNILVTTTQLVPALSKVLLFGLGGLFPIENIYSATKIGKESCFGRVVAKFGRRCTYVVIGDGSDEETAARAHNFPFWRINSHSDTQALYNALEMGFL, from the exons ATGTTAACCGAGGACAATGACCCAACTAAACCGGCAGGGGTTTTAGACAATACTGGAAATGTTTCATCCTCGACGGAAA aaactgaagtaaaaaatgaagtaCAAGACTGTCCAGAAAATGAAAATGTACCGGGCAGTGAATTGTACGTTGATGAAAATATAGACGATAAAGAACAGGAGTATCCTGATTCTATGGAAAAGTCTGACTATAGTACTCTTTATGGAGCTAATCAGTATTATAacag TTTATATAATTCTCCTTCATATGGATCAGTAACAAAAAATTCACCGAGCCTTCAAAGCTCGTATTTAAGTTCATACACAACACCAAGCCCAATGGCCCAGTATGGCTCGTATCCTGGATACAACAGCAGCAGTTCAACATTTTCACCAGTGGGGCAAAACATATCTTCAGCCTCCCAGAAATTAGACTACAGCGCGTATAGTAGCACCTGTCTCTATGGGAATGAGCGGATGCCGCTTCAATATTCCGGGTATTATCCGATGCCAGGATATCATTCGACATCATCGTCATTTAATATCGGAAACCTTAATTTCAcag ATTCAAACAAGGCGAGTAGTCTCACGCTGGACTCATCCGGCCACGACGCCAATGATTTGACGACCCGCGACACTATAGAAggtaaaaataagaaaaagatGGATAGGACAA gcGCATCAGCGAAGCCCTGCAAGCGCGGAAGACGTCAAAGCGGAAGCGGAAACAGTATTGGATCCGCTGATACTACTGAAGGCGGCACGGATCGGATATTCATCTGGGACCTTGATGAAACCATAGTTGTGTTCCATTCCCTGCTTACTGGACAGTTTGCGACCAAGCATGGCAAGGACCCGGCGTTGTTGGCTCAGCTGGCGTACAGGATGGAAGAAATGATATTCAATTTGGCAGACACACATTTCTTCTTCAATGACGTTgag gattGCGATCAAGTGCACATTGATGACGTTTCATCAGACGACAATGGTCAAGATTTATCCTCGTACAACTTTGCAGCGGATGGGTTCCAATGTGCATCTGCAAACAATGGAATTTGTCTGGCTTCCGGAGTCCGTGGTGGCGTTGATTGGATGCGAAAGCTGGCCTTTCGTTACAGGAAAATAAAGGAAACATACAGTAATTGCAGGAACAACGTAGGCGGTTTACTGGGAGCTAAACGGGAGTCCTGGCTGCAATTGAGATCAGAAATTGAGCTGCTCACTGACAACTGGCTCACATCTGCTGTCAAGTGTCTCAGTCTCATCAGCAAGCGCAGTCACTGTGTTAACATACTTGTAACCACCACACAACTCGTTCCTGCGCTGTCCAAAGTGCTACTATTTGGTTTAGGGGGGCTTTTTCCTATTGAGAATATTTATTCAGCGACTAAAATTGGTAAAGAGAGTTGCTTCGGACGAGTTGTAGCTAAATTTGGAAGGAGATGCACTTATGTAGTCATTGGCGATGGCTCTGATGAAGAAACTGCTGCTCGAGCGCACAATTTTCCCTTCTGGAGGATAAATAGTCACTCGGATACTCAAGCGCTCTACAATGCCCTTGAAATGGgctttctttaa